A genome region from Hevea brasiliensis isolate MT/VB/25A 57/8 chromosome 9, ASM3005281v1, whole genome shotgun sequence includes the following:
- the LOC110659339 gene encoding exocyst complex component EXO70E2, whose protein sequence is MGDCGFVIPESERDEDLIAAAKHIATALGSKKNLTDDAKKILADLSAQLSSITTVNENKVEAASEIEERLNVIEEKIMSWETDQSMIWDSGLDEATQYLNATEEARQLAERLETLSLNKDDGEKELLRRAHDILQMAMARLEEEFKHILVQSRQPFEPEHVSFRSSEEDATDLGSVISLGDDSVEESVNRDSISRASEEFIIDLVNPEVISDLRNIANLMLISGYGHECSQAYISVRRDALDECLFILEMEKLSIEDVLKLEWGSLNSRIKRWVRAMKIFVRVYLASEKWLTEQIFGELGTVNLVCFSEASKASMLQLLNFGEAISIDPHKPEKLFPILDMYEVLADLLPDIDSLYSDESGFCVRTDCCEVLRRLGDSAKAAFLEFENAIATSVSPNPFAGGGIHHLTRYVMNYINTLTDYRETLNLLLMDRDGEDPITSSPDTSPPTEEENTSGITYNASPMALHFRSVTSILECNLDEKAKLYRDPSLQHIFLMNNIHYMAQKVKNSELRHIVGDDWIRKRNWKFQQHAMNYVRATWSSVLSLLKDEGNSSSDSVPKTLLKERFRSFYLAFEEVYRTQTAWIIPDAELREDLRISTSLKVIQAYRTFVGRHTNHISDKHIKYSADDLQNYLLDLFEGSQKSLHNPHRR, encoded by the coding sequence ATGGGGGATTGTGGCTTTGTGATTCCAGAATCGGAGAGAGATGAAGACTTGATTGCTGCAGCAAAACACATAGCAACGGCATTGGGATCAAAAAAGAACCTTACAGATGATGccaagaaaattttggcagacctTAGTGCCCAATTGTCTAGCATAACCACAGTCAACGAAAACAAGGTTGAGGCAGCAAGTGAGATCGAGGAACGGTTAAATGTTATTGAGGAGAAGATTATGAGTTGGGAGACAGATCAGTCTATGATATGGGATTCCGGTCTTGATGAAGCAACTCAGTATCTAAATGCCACTGAAGAAGCCAGACAGTTGGCTGAAAGGTTGGAGACTTTGTCTTTGAATAAAGATGATGGAGAAAAGGAGCTGTTGAGGAGGGCACATGATATTCTTCAAATGGCAATGGCAAGGCTTGAGGAAGAGTTCAAGCATATCCTTGTTCAAAGCAGGCAACCTTTTGAGCCAGAGCACGTGTCTTTCCGTTCAAGTGAAGAGGATGCTACAGATCTGGGCTCTGTAATCTCTCTTGGGGATGACTCGGTTGAGGAATCAGTTAATAGAGATAGCATCAGCAGAGCTTCAGAGGAATTCATCATTGATTTGGTTAATCCAGAAGTAATTTCTGACCTCAGAAATATTGCAAATTTAATGCTCATCTCCGGTTATGGTCATGAATGTTCCCAGGCATATATTAGTGTTAGAAGAGATGCCTTGGATGAATGTCTCTTTATCCTTGAAATGGAGAAACTGAGCATTGAGGATGTGCTGAAATTGGAGTGGGGCAGCTTGAATTCCAGGATCAAGAGATGGGTTAGGGCTATGAAGATCTTTGTGCGGGTCTATCTTGCTAGCGAGAAATGGCTCACtgaacaaatttttggagagCTTGGAACAGTTAATTTGGTTTGTTTTTCTGAGGCTTCAAAAGCTTCAATGTTGCAGCTATTAAATTTTGGCGAAGCCATTTCTATTGATCCCCACAAACCAGAGAAATTGTTTCCTATTCTTGATATGTACGAGGTTCTTGCAGATCTTCTTCCAGATATAGATTCTTTATACTCTGATGAGTCTGGTTTTTGTGTTAGAACCGACTGTTGTGAGGTTCTAAGGAGATTAGGGGACTCTGCGAAGGCAGCATTTCTTGAGTTTGAGAATGCCATTGCAACAAGTGTGTCTCCGAATCCTTTTGCAGGCGGTGGAATTCATCATCTCACTAGGTATGTCATGAATTATATCAACACTCTTACTGACTACCGTGAGACCCTCAATTTGCTTCTCATGGATCGTGATGGAGAGGATCCCATTACCTCGTCCCCTGACACGAGTCCGCCTACAGAAGAAGAGAACACAAGTGGAATTACATATAATGCTTCCCCAATGGCTCTCCACTTCCGATCAGTTACATCTATTCTAGAATGCAACCTGGATGAAAAGGCCAAGTTATACAGAGATCCTTCCTTGCAGCATATTTTCTTGATGAACAACATACATTACATGGCTCAGAAGGTTAAGAATTCGGAACTTAGGCACATAGTTGGGGATGACTGGATACGAAAACGCAACTGGAAATTCCAACAGCATGCAATGAACTACGTGAGAGCTACTTGGAGTTCCGTCCTGTCTTTGTTGAAGGATGAGGGAAATTCCAGTTCTGATTCTGTTCCAAAAACCCTTCTCAAGGAGAGGTTTCGGAGCTTTTATCTTGCTTTTGAGGAGGTTTACAGGACTCAAACAGCATGGATCATTCCTGATGCTGAGCTTCGGGAAGATTTGCGAATTTCAACATCTCTGAAGGTGATTCAGGCCTATCGAACATTTGTTGGAAGGCATACAAATCACATAAGCGACAAGCACATCAAGTACAGTGCTGATGACTTACAAAATTATTTGTTGGATCTCTTTGAGGGATCTCAAAAATCATTGCACAATCCCCACAGGAGATGA